A genome region from Streptomyces xanthophaeus includes the following:
- a CDS encoding protein phosphatase 2C domain-containing protein, which translates to MRIDLASAPGHQERPNEDWVSAAIPASGGGVLVLLDGVTPPRGDDGCVHGVPWFTARLGGRLTELSESRRDMPLDQVLAESVRATADAHRDTCDLSHVRTPQATVVVVRWDAQYVEHLVLSDSVLLLQAPDGGVTAVLDDRLDRVPREVLGSVAATDALRNAEGGFFTAAADPAVAARSVTGRTPRGQVRAVAALTDGASRWTDTFGQGDWADCLAVLRKEGAQGLIGRVRALEADAAFPPARYKRHDDASAVYAEL; encoded by the coding sequence ATGCGCATCGACCTCGCCTCGGCCCCCGGCCACCAGGAACGCCCCAATGAGGACTGGGTGTCGGCGGCGATCCCCGCTTCGGGCGGCGGCGTCCTGGTGCTCCTGGACGGGGTGACCCCGCCGCGCGGCGACGACGGATGCGTGCACGGAGTGCCTTGGTTCACGGCCCGCCTCGGCGGCCGATTGACCGAACTGTCCGAATCGCGGCGGGACATGCCGCTCGATCAGGTTCTGGCCGAGTCCGTCCGCGCCACGGCCGATGCCCACCGCGACACCTGTGACCTTTCTCACGTGCGGACCCCGCAGGCGACGGTCGTCGTGGTCCGCTGGGACGCGCAGTACGTGGAACACCTCGTCCTCTCGGACTCCGTACTGCTCCTGCAGGCCCCGGACGGCGGGGTGACGGCGGTGCTCGACGACCGGCTGGACCGGGTCCCGCGGGAGGTGCTGGGCTCGGTGGCCGCGACGGACGCCCTGCGCAACGCGGAGGGCGGCTTCTTCACGGCGGCCGCGGATCCGGCGGTGGCGGCCCGGTCCGTGACGGGGCGCACCCCGCGCGGGCAGGTGCGGGCGGTGGCCGCGCTCACGGACGGGGCGAGCCGGTGGACCGACACCTTCGGGCAGGGTGACTGGGCCGACTGCCTGGCGGTGCTGCGGAAGGAGGGTGCGCAGGGCCTGATCGGCCGGGTGCGCGCCCTCGAGGCCGACGCGGCCTTCCCGCCGGCCCGGTACAAGCGGCACGACGACGCGTCGGCCGTCTACGCGGAGCTGTGA
- a CDS encoding MarR family winged helix-turn-helix transcriptional regulator, translated as MHGSEDQEFLALERELSVFLRRARASSGEMARELHPELEPAAYGLLVRLEAAGRQRATELAAYFGVGKATMSRQLRALEVLGLVAREPDPADGRASLVGLTEEGRERFLRVRGARREQYMRKLADWDRGEVAELARLLNQLNTGAE; from the coding sequence GTGCACGGGAGTGAAGACCAGGAGTTCCTTGCCCTGGAGCGGGAGCTGTCCGTCTTCCTCCGGCGGGCCCGCGCCTCCTCGGGCGAGATGGCCCGCGAGCTCCACCCCGAGCTGGAGCCGGCCGCGTACGGGCTCCTCGTACGCCTGGAGGCGGCCGGCCGGCAGCGGGCCACCGAGCTCGCCGCCTACTTCGGGGTCGGCAAGGCCACCATGAGCCGGCAGCTGCGGGCCCTGGAGGTCCTCGGCCTGGTGGCCCGCGAACCGGACCCCGCCGACGGCCGGGCCTCCCTGGTCGGCCTCACGGAGGAGGGCCGGGAGCGGTTCCTGCGGGTCCGCGGAGCGCGGCGCGAGCAGTACATGCGCAAGCTCGCCGACTGGGACCGCGGCGAGGTGGCGGAACTGGCCCGGCTGCTGAACCAGTTGAACACCGGCGCGGAGTAG
- the lon gene encoding endopeptidase La — protein MASTSVTLTLPVLPLDDEVVLPGMVVPLDLSDAEVRAAVEAAQAAAGKSGGKPRVLLVPRIDGTYAGTGVLGTVEQVGRLSGGDPGALIRGLGRVRIGAGTTGPGAALWVEGETVDETVPDPLPGAVTELVKEYKALATSWLKKRGAWQVVDRVQQIEGVSALADNSGYSPFLTVEQKVELLETADPVARLKLAVKALSDHLAEQDVAESIAKDVQDGVDKQQREFLLRRQLEAVRKELRELNGEKDGEESDDYRARVEAADLPEKVREAALKEVEKLERSSDQSPEGSWIRTWLDTVLELPWNERTEDEYDIRGARAVLDAEHAGLGDVKDRITEYLAVRKRRGERGMGVIGGRRGGAVLALVGPPGVGKTSLGESVAHAMGRKFVRVALGGVRDEAEIRGHRRTYVGALPGRIVRAIKEAGSMNPVVLLDEIDKVGSDFRGDPAAALLEVLDPAQNHTFRDHYLEVELDLSDVVFLATANVLEAIPEALADRMELVRLDGYTEDEKVVIARDHLLPRQLERAGLGSDEVVLGEDALRKLAGEYTREAGVRTLERSLARLLRKVASQHELGERELPLSIGADDLRSLIGRPHHVPESAQDPAERRTAVPGVATGLAVTGAGGDVLFVEASLADPETGAAGLTLTGQLGDVMKESAQIALSFLRSHGAELELPVADLKDRGVHIHFPAGAVPKDGPSAGITMTTALASLLSGRQVRTDVAMTGEVSLTGRVLPIGGVKQKLLAAHRAGLTTVIIPKRNEADLDDVPAEVLERLEVHPVTDVRQVLELALARAEATVVAAA, from the coding sequence ATGGCTTCGACGTCCGTCACACTCACCCTGCCCGTGCTGCCGCTCGACGACGAGGTCGTGCTGCCCGGAATGGTCGTACCGCTGGACCTGTCCGACGCCGAGGTGCGCGCCGCCGTGGAGGCGGCGCAGGCCGCCGCCGGCAAGAGCGGCGGCAAACCCCGGGTCCTGCTCGTGCCGCGCATCGACGGCACGTACGCCGGGACCGGTGTGCTCGGCACCGTCGAGCAGGTCGGCCGGCTCTCCGGAGGGGACCCCGGCGCCCTCATCCGCGGCCTCGGGCGGGTCCGCATCGGGGCCGGGACCACCGGCCCCGGGGCCGCGCTCTGGGTCGAGGGCGAGACCGTCGACGAGACGGTGCCCGATCCGCTGCCCGGGGCGGTCACCGAGCTCGTCAAGGAGTACAAGGCACTCGCCACCAGCTGGCTCAAGAAGCGCGGCGCCTGGCAGGTCGTGGACCGGGTCCAGCAGATCGAAGGCGTCTCCGCGCTCGCGGACAACTCGGGGTACTCGCCCTTCCTGACGGTCGAGCAGAAGGTCGAACTGCTGGAGACCGCCGACCCGGTCGCCCGCCTCAAACTCGCCGTCAAGGCGCTCAGCGACCACCTCGCCGAGCAGGACGTGGCCGAGTCCATCGCCAAGGACGTCCAGGACGGCGTCGACAAGCAGCAGCGCGAGTTCCTGCTCCGGCGGCAGCTGGAAGCCGTACGCAAGGAACTGCGCGAGCTGAACGGCGAGAAGGACGGCGAGGAGTCCGACGACTACCGCGCCCGCGTCGAGGCCGCCGACCTCCCCGAGAAGGTACGGGAGGCCGCGCTCAAGGAGGTCGAGAAGCTGGAGCGGTCCAGCGACCAGAGCCCGGAGGGGTCCTGGATCCGGACCTGGCTGGACACCGTCCTGGAACTGCCCTGGAACGAGCGCACCGAGGACGAGTACGACATCCGGGGCGCCAGGGCCGTGCTCGACGCCGAGCACGCGGGCCTCGGCGACGTGAAGGACCGCATCACCGAATACCTCGCCGTCCGCAAGCGGCGCGGCGAGCGCGGCATGGGCGTCATCGGCGGCCGCCGCGGCGGCGCCGTGCTGGCCCTCGTAGGGCCGCCCGGCGTCGGAAAAACCTCGCTGGGCGAGTCCGTGGCCCACGCCATGGGCCGCAAGTTCGTCCGCGTCGCCCTCGGCGGCGTCCGCGACGAGGCCGAGATCCGCGGCCACCGCCGGACCTACGTCGGCGCCCTGCCCGGCCGGATCGTCCGGGCGATCAAGGAGGCCGGGTCGATGAACCCGGTGGTCCTCCTCGACGAGATCGACAAGGTGGGCTCCGACTTCCGGGGCGACCCGGCGGCCGCCCTGCTGGAGGTCCTCGACCCGGCGCAGAACCACACCTTCCGCGACCACTACCTGGAGGTGGAACTGGACCTCAGCGATGTCGTCTTCCTGGCCACCGCCAACGTCCTGGAAGCCATCCCCGAGGCCCTGGCCGACCGGATGGAGCTCGTCCGGCTCGACGGGTACACCGAGGACGAGAAGGTCGTCATCGCCCGCGACCACCTGCTGCCGCGCCAGCTGGAGCGCGCCGGCCTCGGCTCCGACGAGGTGGTCCTGGGAGAGGACGCCCTGCGCAAGCTGGCCGGGGAGTACACCCGCGAGGCGGGCGTACGCACCCTGGAGCGATCCCTCGCCCGCCTGCTGCGCAAGGTCGCCTCGCAGCACGAACTCGGCGAGCGGGAGCTGCCCCTGAGCATCGGCGCCGACGACCTGCGGTCCCTGATCGGGCGTCCGCACCACGTACCGGAGTCCGCCCAGGACCCGGCCGAGCGGCGCACCGCCGTCCCCGGCGTGGCCACCGGCCTCGCGGTGACGGGCGCGGGCGGCGACGTGCTGTTCGTGGAGGCCTCGCTGGCCGACCCGGAGACGGGCGCGGCCGGCCTGACCCTCACCGGCCAGCTCGGCGACGTCATGAAGGAGTCGGCGCAGATCGCCCTGAGCTTCCTGCGCTCCCACGGCGCGGAACTGGAGCTCCCGGTCGCCGACCTGAAGGACCGGGGCGTGCACATCCACTTCCCGGCGGGCGCCGTGCCCAAGGACGGCCCGAGCGCGGGCATCACCATGACCACCGCCCTCGCCTCGCTGCTCTCCGGACGGCAGGTGCGCACGGACGTGGCCATGACCGGCGAGGTCTCGCTGACCGGGCGCGTCCTGCCCATCGGCGGCGTGAAGCAGAAGCTGCTCGCCGCGCACCGGGCCGGACTGACCACCGTCATCATCCCGAAGCGCAACGAGGCCGACCTGGACGACGTCCCGGCGGAGGTGCTGGAGAGGCTGGAGGTGCACCCGGTGACCGATGTGCGCCAGGTCCTGGAGCTCGCCCTGGCCCGGGCGGAGGCCACGGTCGTCGCGGCGGCCTGA
- a CDS encoding DUF4097 family beta strand repeat-containing protein, which produces MTSHTTSARMARTAIAALGAGLLLAGCSFPGGAFADDAYKTAAADATVTEAVKAVKVTGARSGSIDVTPGTGPGVTVHRTVHYRGDTVPETGQKVTAGVLTFSDTCSGNCYIDYRLEVPATATVELESSSGDIAVTGVAGAEVEADSGTVTAGRIGGPLKVRTSSGEITATELSGPSAEIRSSSGNARLDFTKAPASVLAETSSGDVTLKVPQAPYRIKVSTDSGDRDITLTDDASASSRISVETSSGDIRISAV; this is translated from the coding sequence CGCCCTCGGCGCCGGCCTCCTCCTGGCCGGCTGCTCCTTCCCGGGCGGCGCCTTCGCGGACGACGCCTACAAGACGGCGGCCGCCGACGCCACGGTCACCGAGGCGGTCAAGGCGGTGAAGGTGACCGGAGCCCGGTCCGGCTCGATCGACGTCACCCCCGGGACCGGCCCCGGAGTCACGGTCCACCGCACCGTCCACTACCGCGGGGACACCGTTCCGGAGACCGGCCAGAAGGTCACCGCAGGCGTACTGACCTTCAGCGACACCTGCTCCGGGAACTGCTACATCGACTACCGGCTGGAGGTTCCGGCCACCGCCACGGTCGAGCTGGAGAGCTCCAGCGGCGACATCGCCGTGACGGGCGTGGCGGGGGCCGAGGTGGAGGCCGACTCCGGCACGGTCACGGCCGGCCGGATCGGCGGGCCGCTGAAGGTCCGTACCTCCTCGGGCGAGATCACCGCCACCGAGCTGTCCGGCCCGAGCGCGGAGATCCGCTCGTCCTCGGGCAACGCCCGCCTGGACTTCACGAAGGCACCGGCATCGGTGCTCGCCGAGACCAGCTCGGGCGACGTCACCCTGAAGGTCCCGCAGGCCCCGTACCGGATCAAGGTCTCCACCGACTCCGGCGACCGCGACATCACCCTTACCGACGACGCCTCCGCCTCCTCCCGGATCTCGGTGGAGACCAGCTCGGGCGACATCCGCATCTCCGCGGTCTGA